A region of Streptomyces sp. NBC_01750 DNA encodes the following proteins:
- the coaA gene encoding type I pantothenate kinase codes for MISSPPRSAHRRAEQASTPYVDLTRAEWSALRDRTPLPLTAEEVEKLRGLGDVIDLDEVRDVYLPLSRLLNLYVQATAGLRGALNTFLGDAGNGHGEQRGTPFVIGVAGSVAVGKSTVARVLQAMLARWPEHPRVELVTTDGFLYPMEELKRRGLMSRKGFPESYDRRALTRFVADIKAGKEEVTAPVYSHLIYDIVPDERLTVRRPDILIVEGLNVLQPALPGQDGRTRVGLADYFDFSVYVDARPEDIETWYLNRFRKLRETAFQNPFSYFRKYTQVSEDEALDYARTMWRTINKPNLLENVAPTRGRATLVLRKGPDHKVQRLSLRKL; via the coding sequence GTGATCTCTTCGCCGCCACGAAGCGCCCACCGCCGGGCCGAACAAGCGTCGACGCCTTATGTCGACCTCACCCGCGCGGAATGGAGCGCCCTGCGCGACAGAACCCCGCTCCCCCTCACCGCCGAGGAGGTCGAAAAGCTGCGCGGACTCGGCGATGTCATCGACCTGGACGAGGTACGGGACGTCTACCTCCCGCTGTCCCGCCTGCTCAATCTGTACGTACAGGCCACGGCCGGTCTGCGCGGCGCACTCAACACCTTCCTCGGTGACGCCGGCAACGGCCACGGCGAGCAGCGCGGCACACCCTTCGTCATAGGAGTCGCGGGCTCCGTCGCGGTAGGCAAGTCCACCGTCGCCCGTGTCCTCCAGGCGATGCTGGCCCGCTGGCCGGAGCACCCGCGCGTCGAGCTGGTCACCACCGACGGCTTCCTCTATCCCATGGAGGAGCTCAAACGTCGCGGCCTGATGTCGCGGAAAGGATTCCCCGAGTCGTACGACCGCCGGGCCCTGACCCGCTTCGTCGCCGACATCAAGGCCGGCAAGGAGGAGGTCACCGCGCCGGTCTACTCCCACCTGATCTACGACATCGTGCCGGACGAGCGCCTCACGGTCCGCCGCCCCGACATCCTGATCGTCGAGGGCCTCAATGTCCTCCAGCCGGCCCTGCCCGGCCAGGACGGCCGGACCCGGGTCGGCCTCGCCGACTACTTCGACTTCAGCGTGTACGTCGACGCGCGCCCCGAAGACATCGAGACCTGGTACCTCAACCGCTTCCGCAAGCTGCGCGAGACGGCGTTCCAGAACCCCTTCTCGTACTTCAGGAAGTACACCCAGGTCTCCGAGGACGAGGCCCTGGACTACGCCCGTACGATGTGGCGCACCATCAACAAGCCCAATCTGCTCGAAAATGTGGCACCGACGCGCGGCCGCGCCACCCTGGTGCTGCGCAAGGGCCCCGACCACAAGGTCCAGCGCCTGTCCCTCCGCAAACTCTGA
- the glmS gene encoding glutamine--fructose-6-phosphate transaminase (isomerizing), whose protein sequence is MCGIVGYVGGQSALDVVIAGLKRLEYRGYDSAGVAVLADGGLAAAKKAGKLVNLEKELVDRPLPSGFTGIGHTRWATHGGPTDANAHPHLDNAGRVAVVHNGIIENFAALRAELETRGHELNSETDTEVVAHLLAESFSSCGDLAESMRQVSRQLEGAFTLVAVHADEPDVVVGARRNSPLVVGVGEGESFLASDVAAFIAHTRSAIELGQDQVVELRRDSVTVTDFDGAPAQVRSYHVDWDVSAAEKGGYDYFMLKEIAEQPKAVADTLLGRIDAEGSLSLDEVRIPVSVLREADKVVIVACGTAFHAAMIAKYAIEHWARIPCEVELASEFRYRDPILDQRTLVIAISQSGETMDTLMALRHAREQGAKVLAICNTNGSTIPRESDAVLYTHAGPEVAVASTKAFLTQLVACYLVALYLGQVRGTKWGDEIQAVIRDLAQISGEVERVLETMEPVRALARSLADKNTVLFLGRHVGYPVALEGALKLKELAYMHAEGFAAGELKHGPIALIEEDLPVVVVVPSPRGRSVLHDKIVSNIQEIRARGARTIVIAEEGDESVEPYADHLIRIPATPTLLQPLVATVPLQVFACELATARGNEVDQPRNLAKSVTVE, encoded by the coding sequence ATGTGCGGAATCGTGGGGTACGTCGGCGGACAGTCGGCGCTTGATGTGGTCATCGCGGGCCTCAAGCGGCTCGAGTACCGGGGCTACGACTCGGCCGGTGTCGCGGTGCTCGCCGACGGCGGTCTCGCCGCGGCGAAGAAGGCGGGCAAGCTCGTCAATCTGGAGAAGGAGCTGGTGGACCGGCCGCTGCCGAGCGGCTTCACCGGTATCGGGCACACCCGGTGGGCCACGCACGGCGGGCCGACCGACGCCAATGCCCATCCTCATCTGGACAATGCGGGGCGCGTCGCCGTTGTGCACAACGGCATCATCGAGAACTTCGCCGCTCTGCGGGCCGAGTTGGAGACGCGCGGCCACGAGCTGAACTCGGAGACGGACACCGAGGTCGTGGCGCACCTGCTCGCCGAGTCGTTCTCGTCGTGCGGGGACCTGGCGGAGTCCATGCGTCAGGTGTCCCGGCAACTGGAGGGTGCCTTCACGCTGGTCGCGGTGCACGCGGACGAACCGGACGTGGTGGTGGGCGCCCGGCGCAACTCGCCGCTGGTGGTGGGAGTCGGGGAGGGTGAGTCTTTCCTCGCCTCCGATGTGGCCGCCTTCATCGCGCATACGCGGTCCGCCATCGAGCTGGGCCAGGACCAGGTGGTGGAGCTGCGCCGGGACAGTGTGACGGTGACGGACTTCGACGGGGCGCCCGCTCAGGTGCGGTCGTACCACGTGGACTGGGACGTCTCGGCGGCGGAGAAGGGGGGATACGACTACTTCATGCTCAAGGAGATCGCCGAGCAGCCGAAGGCGGTCGCCGACACCCTCCTCGGCCGGATCGACGCGGAAGGCTCGCTGAGCCTCGACGAGGTGCGGATTCCGGTTTCCGTGCTGCGGGAGGCCGACAAGGTCGTCATCGTCGCCTGCGGCACCGCCTTCCACGCCGCGATGATCGCCAAGTACGCCATCGAGCACTGGGCACGTATCCCCTGCGAGGTCGAGCTGGCGAGCGAGTTCCGCTACCGGGACCCGATTCTGGACCAGCGGACGCTGGTGATCGCGATCTCGCAGTCAGGCGAGACCATGGACACCCTGATGGCGCTGCGGCACGCGCGCGAGCAGGGCGCGAAGGTGCTGGCCATCTGCAATACGAACGGCTCGACGATCCCAAGGGAGTCGGACGCCGTGCTGTACACGCACGCGGGGCCCGAGGTCGCCGTCGCGTCCACCAAGGCGTTTCTGACGCAGCTGGTGGCCTGCTATCTGGTGGCGCTGTATCTGGGGCAGGTGCGCGGCACCAAGTGGGGTGACGAAATCCAGGCCGTTATCCGGGACTTGGCCCAGATCTCGGGCGAGGTCGAGCGGGTCCTTGAGACCATGGAGCCGGTGCGGGCGCTGGCGCGCTCGCTCGCGGACAAGAACACCGTGCTGTTCCTGGGGCGGCATGTGGGCTATCCGGTGGCGCTCGAGGGCGCGCTGAAACTCAAGGAGCTGGCGTACATGCACGCGGAGGGGTTCGCGGCGGGTGAGCTCAAGCACGGGCCGATCGCGCTGATCGAGGAGGATCTGCCGGTGGTGGTCGTCGTGCCGTCGCCGCGCGGGCGCTCCGTGCTGCACGACAAGATCGTCTCGAACATCCAGGAGATCCGGGCGCGCGGAGCGCGGACGATCGTGATCGCGGAGGAGGGGGACGAGTCGGTCGAGCCGTACGCGGACCATCTCATCCGTATCCCGGCGACCCCGACGCTGCTGCAGCCGCTGGTCGCGACCGTGCCGCTGCAGGTCTTCGCGTGCGAACTGGCGACGGCCCGCGGCAACGAGGTCGACCAGCCGAGGAACCTCGCCAAGTCGGTGACGGTGGAGTGA
- a CDS encoding holo-ACP synthase has protein sequence MIIGVGIDVAEIDRFAASMRRTPGMAGRVFLDRELLLPSGEQRGYASLAARFAAKEAVAKALGAPGGLHWTDAEVYVEDSGQPRLRVRGTVAARAAELGVRSWHVSLSHDAGVASAVVIAEG, from the coding sequence GTGATCATCGGGGTGGGGATCGACGTAGCCGAGATCGACCGCTTCGCCGCCTCGATGCGGCGTACGCCGGGGATGGCCGGACGGGTGTTCCTGGACCGGGAGTTGCTGCTGCCGAGCGGTGAACAGCGCGGTTACGCCTCCTTGGCGGCACGGTTCGCCGCCAAGGAGGCGGTCGCCAAGGCGCTCGGCGCGCCCGGCGGGCTGCACTGGACGGACGCCGAGGTGTACGTCGAGGACAGCGGGCAGCCGAGGCTGCGGGTGCGCGGGACGGTCGCGGCGCGGGCGGCGGAGCTCGGTGTGCGGTCGTGGCACGTCTCGCTGAGCCATGACGCGGGAGTGGCGTCGGCCGTGGTGATCGCGGAGGGTTGA
- a CDS encoding NAD(P)H-hydrate dehydratase: protein MRTAYSVETVRAAESELMARLPEGALMQRAAAGLAAACAALLGRVYGARVVLLVGSGDNGGDALYAGARLARRGAGVAAVLLGSRAHEGGLAALLGAGGRVADDPFEVLAVADLVMDGITGIGGRGGLRPGMVPVVRAARGSNAVVVAVDLPSGVDADTGEVRGEALHADATVTFGTYKPGLLIDPAREYAGTVRLVGIGLEDRLPSVPDLEALQHEDVARLLPVPAAESDKYRRGVVGVVAGSARYPGAAVLSVAGALRGGSGAVRYVGPAADAVIARFPETLVHRGPPAKAGRVQAWVVGPGIGDGADVVGEVLDSDVPVLVDADGLRLLDAAAVRDREAPTLLTPHAGEAAALLGVPREEVESARLASVRELAARFGATVLLKGSTTLVAAPDNGRSPVRVNPMGTPWLATAGSGDVLSGLAGSLLAAGLDARDAGSAAAYLHGLAARNAASHGVPITAYEVAATLPAAWRDVHDCARVWSAGVVWGAPV, encoded by the coding sequence ATGCGTACCGCTTACAGCGTGGAGACCGTACGGGCCGCCGAGTCGGAGCTGATGGCGCGGCTGCCGGAAGGCGCGCTCATGCAGCGCGCGGCTGCCGGACTGGCCGCCGCCTGCGCCGCTCTGCTGGGCCGGGTGTACGGGGCGCGGGTCGTCCTGCTCGTCGGGAGTGGGGACAACGGCGGCGACGCGCTGTACGCGGGGGCCCGGCTGGCCCGCCGCGGGGCCGGGGTCGCCGCGGTACTGCTGGGGTCGCGCGCACACGAGGGCGGCCTCGCGGCTCTGCTCGGTGCCGGCGGACGGGTCGCGGACGACCCCTTCGAGGTGCTGGCCGTCGCGGACCTGGTCATGGACGGCATCACCGGGATCGGTGGGCGCGGCGGGCTGCGTCCCGGCATGGTGCCGGTGGTGCGGGCCGCGCGCGGATCCAACGCCGTCGTGGTCGCCGTCGACCTGCCGAGCGGCGTCGATGCGGACACCGGGGAGGTGCGGGGCGAGGCCCTGCACGCGGATGCGACGGTGACCTTCGGTACGTACAAACCGGGGCTGCTCATCGACCCGGCGCGGGAGTACGCCGGGACGGTCCGGCTCGTCGGCATCGGGCTCGAGGACCGTCTGCCGTCCGTGCCCGATCTCGAGGCGCTCCAACACGAGGACGTGGCACGGCTGTTGCCGGTGCCGGCCGCGGAGAGCGACAAATACCGGCGGGGCGTCGTCGGCGTCGTCGCCGGGTCCGCGCGCTATCCGGGCGCGGCGGTCCTCTCAGTGGCGGGCGCGCTGCGCGGCGGGTCCGGGGCCGTGCGGTACGTCGGGCCCGCGGCCGACGCGGTGATCGCCCGCTTCCCGGAGACCCTGGTGCACAGAGGACCGCCCGCGAAGGCGGGACGGGTGCAGGCGTGGGTCGTCGGGCCGGGGATCGGTGACGGGGCCGACGTGGTGGGTGAGGTCCTGGACTCCGACGTTCCCGTGCTGGTCGACGCGGACGGGCTGCGGCTGCTGGACGCGGCGGCGGTACGGGACCGCGAGGCTCCCACGCTGCTGACCCCGCACGCCGGGGAGGCGGCCGCGCTGCTCGGCGTACCGCGCGAGGAGGTGGAGTCGGCGCGGCTGGCCTCCGTACGGGAGCTGGCCGCGCGTTTTGGTGCGACGGTGCTGCTCAAGGGCTCGACGACACTGGTCGCCGCGCCGGACAACGGCCGCTCCCCGGTCCGGGTCAATCCGATGGGCACGCCATGGCTGGCCACGGCGGGCAGCGGCGATGTGCTCTCCGGCCTCGCGGGCTCGCTGCTGGCCGCTGGGCTCGACGCGCGGGACGCGGGGTCCGCCGCCGCGTATCTGCACGGGCTCGCGGCGCGCAACGCGGCGTCCCACGGCGTGCCGATCACGGCGTACGAGGTGGCGGCGACGCTCCCGGCCGCCTGGCGCGACGTCCACGACTGCGCGCGGGTGTGGTCTGCGGGCGTGGTGTGGGGCGCGCCGGTGTGA
- the alr gene encoding alanine racemase, whose amino-acid sequence MSTTPPFRARAEIDLAALRANVRALRARAPRAALMAVVKSDAYGHGMVPCARAAQEAGATWLGTATPHEALALRAAGIRGRVMCWLWTPGDPWREGIEADLDMSVSGLWALREVTAAAREAGRTARIQLKADTGLGRNGCQPADWPELVAAALAAEAEGTVKVTGLWSHFACADEPGHPSIAAQLDVFREVVEYAEKAGIEPEVRHMANSPATLTLPEAHFDLVRTGIAMYGVSPSPELGTPADFGLRPVMTLAASVALVKQVPAGHGVSYGHHYVTGGETILGLIPLGYADGIPRHASGRGPVLVGGEWRRVAGRVAMDQFVVDLGRDGGAVAEGAEALLFGPGERGEPTAEDWAQAADTIAYEIVTRIGTRVPRVYLNEDSDE is encoded by the coding sequence ATGAGCACGACACCGCCTTTCCGAGCCCGCGCCGAGATCGACCTCGCGGCCCTGCGCGCCAATGTGCGCGCGCTGCGCGCCCGCGCGCCCCGTGCTGCCCTGATGGCCGTGGTGAAGTCGGACGCGTACGGACACGGCATGGTGCCCTGCGCCAGGGCGGCGCAGGAGGCCGGTGCCACCTGGCTCGGCACCGCCACGCCCCATGAGGCCCTCGCGTTGCGCGCCGCCGGCATCCGAGGGCGGGTGATGTGCTGGCTGTGGACGCCGGGCGACCCCTGGCGCGAAGGCATCGAGGCCGATCTCGACATGTCGGTGAGCGGCCTGTGGGCGTTGCGCGAAGTCACCGCCGCGGCCCGGGAGGCCGGGCGCACGGCCCGTATCCAGCTCAAGGCCGACACCGGCCTCGGCCGCAACGGCTGTCAGCCCGCCGACTGGCCCGAGCTGGTCGCGGCGGCCCTCGCCGCCGAGGCCGAGGGCACCGTCAAGGTCACCGGCCTGTGGTCGCACTTCGCCTGCGCCGACGAGCCGGGGCACCCCTCGATCGCCGCGCAGCTGGATGTCTTCCGCGAGGTGGTCGAGTACGCCGAGAAGGCGGGCATCGAGCCCGAGGTCCGGCACATGGCCAACTCCCCGGCGACTCTGACCCTCCCGGAAGCGCACTTCGATCTCGTACGGACCGGCATCGCGATGTACGGCGTCTCGCCCAGCCCCGAGCTGGGCACGCCCGCCGACTTCGGGCTGCGGCCCGTGATGACGCTCGCCGCGTCCGTGGCGCTGGTCAAGCAGGTCCCGGCGGGGCACGGCGTCAGCTACGGGCATCACTACGTCACGGGGGGCGAGACGATCCTCGGCCTGATTCCCCTCGGCTACGCGGACGGCATTCCGCGCCATGCCTCGGGCCGCGGCCCGGTGCTGGTCGGCGGCGAGTGGCGCCGGGTGGCGGGCCGGGTGGCGATGGACCAGTTCGTGGTCGACCTCGGCCGGGACGGCGGTGCGGTCGCGGAAGGCGCGGAAGCGCTGCTGTTCGGACCGGGTGAGCGGGGCGAGCCGACTGCCGAGGACTGGGCCCAGGCGGCGGACACCATCGCATACGAGATCGTCACTCGCATCGGAACGAGGGTTCCGCGCGTCTATCTGAACGAGGACTCCGACGAGTAG
- a CDS encoding alpha/beta fold hydrolase, with the protein MSETSTGDAVAAAATAATTGNWRRAGIAGAAIGVIAAGAAAGVAIERMTVGRGMRQKARLALDASGPYGSLRGLPGKAPADDGTELYYEADEVDPEAGGQRRRRLFGRKAPAPVTVIFSHGYCLSQDSWHFQRAALRGLVRTVHWDQRSHGRSARGAAQAGPDGMPVSIDQLGRDLKAVIDAAAPEGPLVLVGHSMGGMTIMALAEQFPELVRERVVGVAFVGTSCGNLGEVNYGLPVAGVNAVRRVLPGVLKALGSQAELVERGRRATADLFAGLIKRYSFSSKDVDPAVARFAERLIESTPIDVVAEFYPAFVEHDKAESLLIFLEVPVLVLAGDKDLVTPSSHSEAIADLLPDSELVIVPDGGHLVMLEHPEVVTDRLADLLVRVGAVPAAANVGPYGSTARPGG; encoded by the coding sequence GTGAGCGAGACCAGTACGGGGGACGCCGTGGCGGCCGCGGCGACGGCTGCCACGACGGGCAACTGGCGCCGGGCGGGCATCGCCGGCGCCGCGATAGGTGTGATCGCGGCCGGTGCGGCGGCGGGCGTGGCGATCGAGCGGATGACGGTCGGCCGCGGGATGCGCCAGAAGGCACGGCTGGCGCTCGACGCGTCCGGGCCGTACGGCTCACTGCGCGGCCTGCCGGGAAAGGCGCCCGCCGACGACGGCACCGAGCTCTACTACGAGGCCGACGAGGTGGACCCGGAGGCGGGCGGCCAGCGCCGCCGCCGGCTCTTCGGCCGCAAGGCGCCGGCGCCGGTCACCGTGATCTTCAGCCACGGCTACTGTCTGAGCCAGGACTCCTGGCACTTCCAGCGGGCCGCGCTGCGCGGTCTGGTGCGTACGGTGCACTGGGACCAGCGCAGCCACGGGCGTTCGGCCCGCGGCGCGGCGCAGGCCGGCCCCGACGGTATGCCGGTCTCCATCGACCAGCTGGGCCGCGACCTCAAGGCGGTCATCGACGCGGCCGCGCCCGAGGGTCCGCTGGTACTGGTGGGCCACTCCATGGGCGGCATGACGATCATGGCGCTGGCCGAACAGTTCCCTGAGCTGGTACGGGAGCGGGTTGTCGGCGTCGCCTTCGTCGGCACCTCGTGCGGAAACCTCGGCGAGGTCAACTACGGGCTGCCGGTCGCCGGCGTGAACGCGGTACGACGGGTGCTCCCCGGGGTGCTCAAGGCACTCGGCTCGCAGGCCGAACTGGTCGAGCGGGGCCGCCGGGCCACCGCCGATCTCTTCGCCGGCCTCATCAAGCGGTACTCCTTCTCGTCCAAGGACGTGGACCCGGCCGTGGCGCGGTTCGCGGAGCGGCTCATCGAGTCGACCCCGATCGATGTGGTCGCGGAGTTCTATCCGGCGTTCGTGGAGCACGACAAGGCCGAGTCGCTCCTCATCTTCCTGGAGGTGCCGGTACTCGTCCTGGCCGGTGACAAGGACCTGGTCACGCCGAGCTCGCACAGCGAGGCGATCGCGGACCTGCTGCCGGACTCGGAACTGGTGATCGTGCCGGACGGTGGGCATCTGGTGATGCTCGAGCACCCGGAGGTCGTCACGGACCGGCTTGCGGACCTGTTGGTCCGGGTCGGGGCGGTTCCGGCAGCGGCTAACGTTGGCCCGTATGGAAGCACCGCACGGCCCGGCGGCTGA
- the tsaE gene encoding tRNA (adenosine(37)-N6)-threonylcarbamoyltransferase complex ATPase subunit type 1 TsaE: MEAPHGPAAETTAATTTANPTPTTARLAVESPEQMQELGRRLAKLLRPGDLVMLTGELGAGKTTLTRGLGEGLGVRGAVTSPTFVISRVHPSLTGGPALVHVDAYRLGGGLDEMEDLDLDVSLPESVVVVEWGDGKVEELTEDRLRVLIHRVVGDTDDDRREVTLTGFGARWARVDLALLAG, translated from the coding sequence ATGGAAGCACCGCACGGCCCGGCGGCTGAAACCACCGCCGCCACCACCACCGCCAACCCCACCCCCACCACCGCCCGCCTCGCCGTCGAATCTCCCGAGCAGATGCAGGAGCTGGGGCGCAGACTCGCGAAACTGCTGCGCCCCGGCGATCTGGTGATGCTCACCGGTGAGCTCGGCGCGGGCAAGACGACGCTGACCCGCGGCCTGGGGGAGGGTCTCGGGGTCCGCGGCGCCGTCACGTCCCCGACCTTCGTCATCTCGCGCGTCCACCCCTCGCTGACCGGCGGCCCGGCCCTGGTCCATGTGGACGCGTACCGGCTGGGTGGCGGCCTCGACGAGATGGAGGACCTCGATCTCGATGTCTCGCTGCCGGAGTCGGTGGTGGTCGTGGAGTGGGGCGACGGCAAGGTCGAGGAGCTCACGGAGGACCGGCTGCGTGTGCTGATCCACCGGGTGGTGGGCGACACGGACGACGACCGCCGCGAGGTCACCCTGACCGGGTTCGGCGCGCGCTGGGCCCGGGTGGATCTGGCACTCCTGGCCGGCTGA
- a CDS encoding L,D-transpeptidase — MARSSSGLVAGLTAAALAVVGFLAYQASATAPARPGTSSSASVAPSAQASGGPKHKPGNPLTVPAKSGIGERVVYSLGDRRVWLVGERAQLRRTFQVMPSTVSPRPGKYTVKSRSGTVPGSDGVPIEHVVRFASVGKVPIGFSAARDGSMASPDPEKKTGGVRMKRADGDALWAFAAIGTKVVVVL, encoded by the coding sequence GTGGCACGGAGCAGCTCGGGACTGGTGGCCGGGCTCACAGCGGCCGCTCTGGCCGTCGTCGGCTTCCTCGCCTACCAGGCGTCGGCGACCGCCCCCGCCCGTCCGGGCACGTCGAGCAGCGCGAGCGTGGCCCCGTCCGCGCAGGCCTCCGGCGGCCCCAAGCACAAGCCCGGGAACCCGCTGACGGTGCCCGCGAAGTCGGGCATCGGTGAGCGCGTCGTGTACTCGCTGGGCGACCGGCGGGTGTGGCTGGTGGGCGAGAGGGCACAGCTGAGGCGGACCTTCCAGGTCATGCCGTCGACGGTGAGCCCGCGGCCCGGGAAGTACACGGTGAAGTCGCGGTCCGGGACCGTGCCGGGCTCGGACGGGGTCCCGATCGAACATGTGGTGCGGTTCGCGAGCGTCGGCAAGGTGCCGATCGGTTTCAGCGCGGCGCGGGACGGGTCGATGGCCAGCCCGGACCCGGAGAAGAAGACCGGTGGGGTACGGATGAAGCGGGCGGACGGCGACGCGCTGTGGGCGTTCGCGGCGATCGGCACGAAGGTCGTCGTCGTTCTGTAG
- the tsaB gene encoding tRNA (adenosine(37)-N6)-threonylcarbamoyltransferase complex dimerization subunit type 1 TsaB: MLLLAVDTATPAVTAALHDGSSVVAESSRVDARRHGELLLPAVDRVLAEAGVKLDAVTGLVVGVGPGPYTGLRVGLVTATTFASALGVPVHGLCTLDGLAYASGLDEPFVVATDARRKEVYWARYDSSRERVGDPAVDRPADIAERVAGLPAVGAGALLYPDTFPDARGPELVSAGALAALAAEKLAAAEEFLPPLPLYLRRPDAQVPKNYKVVTPK, translated from the coding sequence GTGCTCCTGCTCGCCGTTGATACCGCCACGCCCGCCGTCACCGCCGCCCTCCACGACGGCAGTTCCGTCGTCGCCGAGTCCAGTCGCGTCGACGCGCGCCGGCACGGGGAGCTGCTGCTGCCCGCCGTCGACCGCGTCCTCGCCGAGGCCGGGGTGAAACTCGACGCCGTCACCGGTCTGGTGGTCGGGGTCGGACCCGGCCCGTACACCGGGCTGCGCGTCGGCCTGGTCACCGCCACGACCTTCGCCTCGGCGCTCGGCGTGCCGGTGCACGGGCTGTGCACGCTGGACGGGCTGGCGTACGCGTCGGGCCTCGACGAGCCCTTTGTCGTTGCGACGGACGCGCGGCGCAAGGAGGTCTACTGGGCGCGGTACGACTCCTCCCGCGAGCGAGTGGGCGACCCCGCCGTCGACCGGCCCGCCGATATCGCGGAGCGGGTCGCTGGCCTGCCCGCCGTCGGCGCCGGTGCGCTGCTCTACCCCGACACCTTTCCGGACGCGCGCGGGCCCGAACTTGTCTCGGCCGGAGCGCTCGCCGCGCTGGCCGCCGAGAAGCTGGCCGCCGCCGAGGAGTTCCTGCCGCCGCTGCCGCTGTATCTGCGCCGGCCCGACGCACAGGTGCCCAAGAACTACAAGGTGGTCACGCCGAAGTGA
- the rimI gene encoding ribosomal protein S18-alanine N-acetyltransferase: MRWWDLEPVLALEHALFPEDAWSPGMFWSELAHARGPQATRRYVVAEEDGEIVGYAGLAAAGGLADVQTIAVARGQWGTGLGSRLLTDLLQHATAFECDEVLLEVRVDNTRAQKLYERFGFEPIGFRRGYYQPGNVDALVMRLHVQGTETH, translated from the coding sequence ATGCGCTGGTGGGACCTGGAGCCGGTGCTCGCGCTCGAGCATGCGCTCTTTCCCGAGGACGCCTGGTCGCCGGGGATGTTCTGGTCCGAGCTCGCGCATGCGCGCGGCCCGCAGGCCACCCGCCGCTACGTGGTCGCCGAGGAGGACGGGGAGATCGTCGGGTACGCCGGGCTGGCCGCGGCCGGCGGTCTCGCGGACGTACAGACCATCGCCGTCGCCCGCGGCCAGTGGGGCACGGGCCTCGGCTCCCGGCTCCTCACCGACCTGCTGCAGCACGCCACCGCCTTCGAGTGCGACGAGGTGCTCCTCGAAGTCCGTGTGGACAACACCAGGGCCCAGAAGCTGTACGAGCGCTTCGGCTTCGAGCCCATCGGATTCCGCCGCGGCTACTACCAGCCCGGCAATGTCGACGCCCTCGTCATGCGACTCCACGTACAAGGAACAGAGACTCACTGA
- the tsaD gene encoding tRNA (adenosine(37)-N6)-threonylcarbamoyltransferase complex transferase subunit TsaD, whose protein sequence is MADEPLVLGIETSCDETGVGIVRGTTLLADAVASSVDAHARFGGVVPEIASRAHLEAMVPTVERALKEAGVSARDLDGIAVTAGPGLAGALLVGVSAAKAYAYALNKPLYGVNHLASHICVDQLEHGPLPEPTMALLVSGGHSSLLLAPDITSDVRPMGATIDDAAGEAFDKIARVLNLGFPGGPVIDRLAKEGDPAAIAFPRGLSGSRDPAYDFSFSGLKTSVARWIEARRAAGEEVPVRDVAASFQEAVVDVLTRKAVRACKDQGVDHLMIGGGVAANSRLRALALERCERAGIRLRVPRPGLCTDNGAMVAALGAEMVARNRPASDWELSADSSLPVTEPHVPGQTHTHDHVHEISKDNLYS, encoded by the coding sequence ATGGCTGACGAACCTCTCGTACTCGGCATCGAGACCTCCTGCGACGAGACCGGGGTCGGCATCGTCCGCGGTACGACCCTGCTCGCGGACGCCGTCGCATCGAGTGTGGACGCGCACGCCCGCTTCGGCGGTGTGGTCCCGGAGATCGCCTCGCGCGCGCACCTCGAGGCGATGGTGCCCACCGTGGAGCGCGCGCTGAAGGAGGCGGGCGTCTCGGCGCGCGACCTCGACGGCATCGCGGTGACGGCCGGCCCCGGCCTGGCGGGCGCGCTGCTGGTCGGAGTCTCGGCGGCGAAGGCGTACGCGTACGCGCTGAACAAGCCGCTGTACGGGGTGAACCACCTTGCCTCACACATCTGCGTCGACCAGCTGGAGCACGGCCCGCTGCCCGAGCCGACGATGGCGCTGCTGGTATCCGGCGGGCACTCCTCGCTGCTGCTCGCGCCGGACATCACCAGCGATGTACGGCCCATGGGCGCGACGATCGACGACGCGGCGGGCGAGGCCTTCGACAAGATCGCGCGGGTGCTGAACCTCGGCTTCCCCGGCGGTCCGGTGATCGACCGTCTGGCGAAGGAGGGCGACCCGGCCGCGATCGCTTTCCCGCGCGGACTGTCCGGCTCGCGCGACCCGGCGTACGACTTCTCCTTCTCGGGGCTCAAGACCTCGGTGGCACGCTGGATCGAGGCCAGGCGGGCGGCCGGCGAGGAGGTGCCGGTACGGGATGTGGCGGCCTCGTTCCAGGAGGCGGTCGTCGATGTGCTGACCCGCAAGGCGGTGCGCGCCTGCAAGGACCAGGGTGTGGACCACCTGATGATCGGCGGAGGTGTGGCCGCCAACTCCCGGCTGCGGGCGCTGGCCCTGGAGCGGTGCGAGCGGGCGGGGATCCGGCTGCGGGTGCCGCGGCCGGGGCTGTGCACGGACAACGGCGCGATGGTGGCCGCGCTGGGGGCGGAGATGGTGGCGCGCAACCGGCCCGCCTCGGACTGGGAGCTGTCGGCGGACTCTTCGCTGCCGGTGACGGAGCCGCATGTGCCGGGACAGACGCACACGCATGACCATGTGCACGAGATCAGCAAGGACAACCTCTACTCATGA